One window of the Brevundimonas goettingensis genome contains the following:
- a CDS encoding RidA family protein yields the protein MITRLEPGARMSEAVIHGDTIYLAGQVGEPGEDVVAQTKTCLSEIERLLGLAGSDKSKILMATIWLADIADFAAMNSVWDAWVDTANPPARATSEAKLASPDYLVEIVATAAK from the coding sequence ATGATCACCCGTCTCGAACCCGGCGCCCGCATGAGCGAGGCCGTGATCCACGGCGACACCATCTATCTCGCCGGTCAGGTCGGCGAGCCCGGCGAGGACGTCGTCGCCCAGACGAAGACCTGCCTGTCCGAGATCGAACGTCTGCTGGGCCTCGCCGGATCGGACAAGTCGAAGATCCTGATGGCGACCATCTGGCTGGCCGACATCGCCGACTTCGCCGCCATGAACAGCGTCTGGGACGCCTGGGTCGATACAGCCAACCCGCCCGCCCGCGCCACCTCGGAAGCGAAACTGGCCTCGCCGGACTACCTCGTCGAGATCGTGGCGACGGCGGCGAAGTGA
- a CDS encoding amidohydrolase: MTRLKSHLTAFVMTSALAIGAGAAQAQSAPSDTLAADVAAAVAQINPSVVEWRRHLHQNPELGFAEVNTAAYIAEHLRAMGLEVRTGIGKTGVVAILHGGLPGDHVVALRSDMDALPVQEATGEPFASTATGTYMGQTVPVAHACGHDAHMAMLLGAAEVLSKMKDRIPGTVVFIFQPAEEGAPPGEPLGGAALMIKEGALNDPKVEAIFGIHVVPGKTGTLFYRPQGFMAASDRIDIVLHGKQTHGAWPWRGVDVIAATSQVIETINTLTARTIDPTIHPTVFTISTINAGVRYNIIPDQSVLSGTLRTFDIASRDDLVKRAEAAIDHVASIYGATADFSIRQNAALTYNDPALSTWLAPVLEEAAGAGNVNPASPPTTVAEDFSYFQGQIPGVFYHLGGTKVGEDPATAAPNHSPGFDVDESVLPVGVRAHVMTAIRFLQRP; encoded by the coding sequence ATGACCCGCCTGAAATCGCACCTGACCGCCTTCGTCATGACCTCGGCATTGGCGATCGGAGCAGGAGCAGCACAGGCCCAAAGCGCCCCGTCCGACACCCTCGCCGCCGACGTCGCGGCCGCCGTGGCCCAGATCAACCCCAGCGTCGTCGAATGGCGCCGTCACCTGCACCAGAACCCCGAGCTGGGCTTCGCCGAGGTCAACACGGCCGCCTATATCGCCGAACACCTGCGGGCCATGGGGCTGGAGGTCCGCACCGGGATCGGCAAGACCGGGGTGGTGGCGATCCTGCACGGCGGCCTGCCGGGCGATCACGTCGTCGCCCTGCGCTCGGACATGGACGCCCTGCCGGTGCAGGAAGCGACCGGCGAGCCCTTCGCCTCGACCGCCACCGGAACCTATATGGGCCAGACCGTGCCCGTCGCCCACGCCTGCGGCCACGACGCCCACATGGCCATGCTGCTGGGCGCCGCCGAGGTCCTGTCGAAGATGAAGGACCGCATTCCCGGGACCGTCGTCTTCATCTTCCAGCCCGCCGAGGAAGGCGCCCCTCCCGGAGAACCGCTGGGCGGCGCCGCCCTGATGATCAAGGAAGGCGCGCTGAACGATCCGAAGGTCGAGGCCATCTTCGGCATCCACGTCGTGCCCGGAAAGACCGGGACGCTCTTCTACCGGCCCCAGGGCTTCATGGCCGCGTCCGACCGCATCGACATTGTCCTGCACGGCAAACAGACCCACGGCGCCTGGCCCTGGCGCGGCGTTGACGTCATCGCCGCGACCAGTCAGGTGATCGAGACCATCAACACCCTGACCGCCCGGACCATCGACCCGACCATCCATCCGACGGTCTTCACCATTTCCACGATCAACGCCGGGGTCCGCTACAACATCATTCCGGACCAGTCGGTTCTGTCCGGCACCCTGCGCACCTTCGACATCGCCTCACGCGACGATCTGGTGAAGCGCGCCGAGGCGGCCATCGACCATGTCGCGAGCATCTATGGCGCGACCGCCGACTTCTCGATCCGCCAGAACGCGGCCCTGACCTACAACGACCCGGCCCTGTCGACCTGGCTGGCCCCGGTGCTGGAAGAGGCGGCGGGCGCGGGCAACGTCAATCCGGCCAGCCCTCCGACCACGGTCGCCGAGGACTTCTCCTACTTCCAGGGCCAGATCCCGGGCGTCTTCTACCACCTCGGCGGCACAAAGGTCGGCGAGGACCCGGCCACCGCCGCCCCCAACCACTCGCCCGGCTTCGACGTCGACGAGAGCGTCCTCCCCGTCGGCGTCCGCGCCCACGTCATGACCGCGATCCGGTTCCTGCAACGGCCGTGA